The Microbacterium limosum sequence GCGGGCGCTCAGCGAACTGGACATCCCCGAACTCGATCCCGACCGCGCCTTCGCGTGGAGCCCGGCCCTGTTCGATGCGCGCGCGGAGGTGCTCGACGAACTGGGTCGCTCCGACGAGGCCGCCCGGTGGCGGACCCGCGCCCGCATCGCCGAGGAGGCGCTCGGCGGGGGAGCGGGCGACGTCGTCGAGGTCGTGGACATCGACGAAGAGGGCGGCGACGAGGAGCGGTCGTGATGCGATTGTTCGCCGGCGCCCGAGAGACGACTCCCCTCGACGGCACCGACGCGGTGCTGGCCGACCTCGACGGGGTTGTCTATGCGGGCCACCGCGCCCTGCCGCACGCCGTGGAGTCGCTCGTGCGCGCCGCCGACGGGCGCCGCCTCGGCTACATCACCAACAACGCCTCCCGCACCGACGAGACGGTCGCCGCACAGCTGCGCGAGCTCGGGCTCCCGGCGCAGAAGGACGACGTGATCACGAGCCCGCAGGCGGCGATGCGCCTTCTGCGCGATCGGGTGCCCGCGGGGTCCCGCATCCTCGTCGTCGGAGGCGAGGGGCTCGTGGTCGAGGTGGAGAAGGCCGGGTTCATCGTCACGCGCAGCGCCGACGACGACCCCGCCGCCGTCGTCCAGGGGTTCTCGCCCGAAGTGGGCTGGTCGCAGCTCGCCGAGGCGGCGTACGCGCTGGCGCTTCCGGAGGAGGAGGGCGGCATCCCCTGGATCGCCACGAACACCGACTGGACGATTCCGCAGGCACGCGGCGTGGCCCCCGGCAACGGCACGCTCGTCTCGGCAGTCCACACGGCGGTCGGCCGGTTGGCGACCGTCGCGGGCAAGCCCGAGACCCCGATCTTCGAAGAGGCCGTCGCGCGCTTCGGCGCGCAGAGGGCGCTCTTCATCGGCGACCGCCTCGACACCGACATCCTCGGGGCCGCGCGCGCCGGGATCGCCTCCGTGCTCGTGCTCACCGGCATCGACCGGCCCAAGCATGTGCTCGCGGCTCCTCCGGGGTCGCGCCCCGACTTCATCCTCGCCGACCTGCGAGAGCTGCACGAGCCGTATCCCGCGGCCAAGGTGCGCGGAAAGGACGGGGCGGTGACGGTCGGAACCGCCACGGTGCGTGTCGCGGGGGCCGACGTACAGATCCTGTCGGCGGGTGATCGGCCGATCGACCTGCTTCGCGCCGGCGCACGCGCCATCTGGGACTCCGGCAGCGCGATCTTCGGTCTCCGCGTCCCCGAAGCGCTCTACGCCGACCCGTTCCGCGTCCGCTGACGGCGCGCGCCCTCCGAAGGGTCGGAGCGCGCGCGTATCCTGGAGCAATGTCCGAGCAGAGCCCGCGTCCCGACCTCCTGTCGGCCATCGAGGTGATCGAGGATCAGCCGCTCGCTTCGCGAGCCGACGCGTACGCGGGTCTGCACGAGGAACTCACGCGCCTGCTCGACGGTGCCGGGGGCATCGGCGAGACGCGTCGCGACCGTCCATGACGCCCCGCCTGGACGCGGCCCTCGCGGCCCGGGGGCTCGCCCGGTCGCGCACCCACGCGGCGACGCTGATCGCGCAGGGGCTCGTGAACGTCGACGGGCGCACCGTCGTCAAGTCGTCGACCCAGGTCTCCGACGACGCCGGTCTCGAGGTGGCGGCCGCCGATCACTACGTCAGCCGCGCCGCGCACAAGCTGATCGCGGCCCTCGACACCTTCGGCGTCGACGTCGCGGGGCGGATCGCTCTGGATGTCGGGGCGTCCACGGGCGGGTTCACGCAGGTGCTGCGCGAGCGCGGTGCAGCCCCCGTCGTCGCCCTCGACGTCGGCCACGACCAGCTCGCGGACACCGTCCGCGCCGACCCGCAGGTGATCTGCGTCGAGGGCTTCAACGTGCGGGAGCTGAGCGCCGGCGCGTTCGCCGACGTCAGCGGGCTCACGGCACCGCCGAGCGTCGTGACCGGAGACCTCTCCTTCATCTCGCTCGCGCTCGTCCTTCCCGCCCTGGCGGCCACGGCGGCCTACGACGCCGACTTCCTGCTGCTGGTCAAACCGCAGTTCGAGGTGGGGCGCACGGCCGTCAAGG is a genomic window containing:
- a CDS encoding TlyA family RNA methyltransferase, coding for MTPRLDAALAARGLARSRTHAATLIAQGLVNVDGRTVVKSSTQVSDDAGLEVAAADHYVSRAAHKLIAALDTFGVDVAGRIALDVGASTGGFTQVLRERGAAPVVALDVGHDQLADTVRADPQVICVEGFNVRELSAGAFADVSGLTAPPSVVTGDLSFISLALVLPALAATAAYDADFLLLVKPQFEVGRTAVKGGLVTSAALRADAVNGVLWRAWDAGLGTRGVIASPLVGTHGNAEYVAWFRRGEGGTPAEWSGTVDRLTGVA
- a CDS encoding HAD-IIA family hydrolase encodes the protein MRLFAGARETTPLDGTDAVLADLDGVVYAGHRALPHAVESLVRAADGRRLGYITNNASRTDETVAAQLRELGLPAQKDDVITSPQAAMRLLRDRVPAGSRILVVGGEGLVVEVEKAGFIVTRSADDDPAAVVQGFSPEVGWSQLAEAAYALALPEEEGGIPWIATNTDWTIPQARGVAPGNGTLVSAVHTAVGRLATVAGKPETPIFEEAVARFGAQRALFIGDRLDTDILGAARAGIASVLVLTGIDRPKHVLAAPPGSRPDFILADLRELHEPYPAAKVRGKDGAVTVGTATVRVAGADVQILSAGDRPIDLLRAGARAIWDSGSAIFGLRVPEALYADPFRVR